The Xanthomonas sontii genome contains a region encoding:
- the recB gene encoding exodeoxyribonuclease V subunit beta: MSAAPDRDPYLQLPLHGVRLIEASAGTGKTFTLATLFTRLVVERGLRLGQLLAVTFTEAATQELRRRIRERLALAASLVPDSAPDLVGAALVPFSGLAANDPSRPTPQQDPPDVALTRAILTAHLAASTETPAALRRRLQQAAEDIDLAAIFTIHGFCARVLREHALESGQAFAAPQLLTDDRELLRDVAADLWRQRAANPAMAEDLVALWPGGPDGMAIDLRELVRHPTLLPAAPVFSAEDGAVLQQAAQRAGVALAEAFRTHGTACFEAIAAAMDAGVLSKVSYKPDWLTALWHWLDAFAAAPTADAPPHPKLVKLTAAELAAGTNKKHAERTPASPLGHAIDGYLAALAQLAQWRTQRRICLLHALRADAAERLAYLKRQRRVQTYDDLVEGVARALEGPHGAALAQRLRAQYAVALVDEFQDTDDRQWTIFRKVFAPATADPSAAQDDGTIASLPTQDDTPPLLALIGDPKQAIYGFRGGDVRTYLAAAADAERAPPLAHNFRSRPALLAAIDALYAQAGYAEAFLTDGIAFHPVQPGSKRVDADLQRGGVPAPALTVWRAPEPPPPPATAKAPGKPKPWSAGRARELCTAACVAAIRGWLADARDGRASLLGRPVQAGDIAVLVRSHGEATRIQQALAAAGIPAVAAGRRSLFATDEALELLALLQALLDPGDDGRLRAALATVLIGEDAAAIAALDHDGERQRRWQQQALDWRERWQRGGPLALIGDLGAAHGQRLLALVDGERRLTNYLQLAELLQEADTRALGPHGLVDWLARRIANADDSDEAQQLRLESDARRVQIVTLHKSKGLEYPLVFLPYAGIGRSERSPGRHCVVPAPQGGRQLQWNTGRSGGESDPAWDTAEAAWKQEQRAEDARLLYVGLTRAEHALWIATGAFPQHERTALAPMLRDLDALQAAAAPGAIAIDSTPPPPQLPRLPPEPAPPVPPARVPQRRVLPEWWVYSFTQLANADAGSDPMASGTVPSSGGSDEPAASEPVSAAVEVDMVDRRFVGNRFGVAMHDVFERCDFAAWRDWHPGQPAPAGQATAIVEALQRGGYAEDELEDGTAMLTALVGNTLTVALPEDTCLAAVPEEQRRNEMEFHFAMRPTRVDALLALLHRYGVAGERQAFGARQRLEGLMTGLIDLTYQHDGRWYVLDYKSNRLPAYDPDALARAMAHSEYTLQALIYTVALHRWLRFRLGGAYDYARDFGGVRYLFCRGLDAARDPSPGVHAWRFDPDLIDGVDTLFAGAPLEPLSPRERGWGEGTSAHGATP; the protein is encoded by the coding sequence ATGAGCGCCGCACCCGACCGCGACCCCTACCTGCAACTGCCGCTGCACGGCGTGCGCCTGATCGAGGCCAGCGCCGGCACCGGCAAGACCTTCACCCTGGCCACCTTATTCACCCGCCTGGTGGTCGAACGCGGCCTGCGTCTGGGCCAACTCCTCGCCGTCACCTTCACCGAGGCCGCCACCCAGGAACTGCGCCGGCGCATCCGCGAGCGCCTGGCGCTGGCGGCCAGTCTGGTACCGGACTCCGCCCCGGACCTCGTAGGAGCGGCTCTTGTCCCCTTTTCGGGATTAGCCGCGAACGACCCATCGCGCCCAACCCCGCAACAAGACCCGCCCGACGTCGCCCTCACCCGCGCAATCCTCACCGCGCACCTGGCCGCCAGCACCGAAACCCCAGCGGCCCTGCGCCGCCGCCTGCAGCAGGCGGCCGAGGACATCGACCTCGCCGCCATCTTCACCATCCACGGCTTCTGCGCGCGCGTGCTGCGCGAGCACGCGCTGGAAAGCGGCCAGGCCTTCGCCGCGCCGCAACTGCTCACCGACGACCGCGAACTGCTGCGCGACGTCGCCGCCGACCTGTGGCGGCAACGCGCCGCCAATCCGGCGATGGCCGAGGACCTGGTGGCGCTGTGGCCGGGCGGGCCGGACGGCATGGCCATCGATCTGCGCGAACTGGTGCGGCATCCGACGCTGTTGCCGGCCGCGCCGGTCTTTTCCGCCGAGGACGGCGCTGTGTTGCAGCAGGCCGCGCAGCGCGCCGGCGTGGCGCTGGCCGAGGCGTTCCGCACGCACGGCACCGCCTGTTTCGAGGCGATCGCCGCGGCGATGGATGCCGGCGTGCTGAGCAAGGTCAGCTACAAGCCCGACTGGCTGACCGCGCTGTGGCACTGGCTGGACGCCTTCGCCGCGGCACCGACCGCGGACGCGCCGCCGCATCCGAAGCTGGTCAAGCTCACCGCCGCCGAACTGGCTGCCGGCACCAACAAGAAGCACGCCGAACGCACCCCGGCCTCGCCGCTGGGCCACGCCATCGACGGTTACCTGGCCGCATTGGCGCAGCTGGCGCAGTGGCGAACGCAACGCCGCATCTGCCTGCTGCACGCGTTGCGCGCCGACGCGGCGGAGCGCCTGGCCTATCTCAAGCGGCAGCGCCGCGTGCAGACCTACGACGACCTGGTCGAGGGCGTGGCGCGCGCGCTGGAAGGCCCGCACGGCGCCGCCTTGGCGCAGCGGCTGCGCGCGCAGTACGCGGTCGCCCTGGTCGACGAATTCCAGGACACCGACGACCGCCAGTGGACGATCTTCCGCAAGGTGTTCGCCCCGGCGACGGCCGATCCCTCTGCGGCGCAAGACGATGGGACGATCGCATCGCTGCCCACGCAGGACGACACGCCGCCGCTGCTCGCCCTGATCGGTGACCCGAAGCAGGCCATCTACGGCTTCCGCGGCGGCGACGTGCGCACCTACCTGGCCGCCGCCGCGGATGCCGAACGCGCGCCGCCGCTGGCGCACAACTTCCGCTCGCGCCCGGCGCTGCTGGCGGCGATCGACGCGCTGTACGCGCAGGCCGGCTATGCCGAGGCCTTCCTCACCGACGGCATCGCCTTCCACCCGGTGCAGCCGGGCAGCAAGCGCGTCGATGCCGACCTGCAACGCGGCGGCGTGCCGGCCCCGGCGCTGACCGTGTGGCGCGCACCGGAACCGCCGCCGCCACCGGCCACCGCCAAGGCGCCGGGCAAGCCCAAGCCGTGGAGCGCCGGTCGCGCCCGCGAGTTGTGCACCGCCGCCTGCGTCGCGGCGATCCGCGGCTGGCTGGCCGATGCGCGCGACGGCCGCGCGAGCTTGCTCGGCCGCCCCGTGCAGGCCGGCGACATCGCCGTGCTGGTGCGCAGCCACGGCGAGGCCACGCGCATCCAGCAGGCGCTTGCCGCCGCCGGCATTCCCGCGGTCGCCGCCGGTCGCCGCAGCCTGTTCGCCACCGACGAAGCGCTGGAGCTGTTGGCCCTGCTGCAGGCGCTGCTCGATCCCGGCGACGACGGTCGTTTGCGCGCGGCACTGGCCACCGTGCTGATCGGCGAGGACGCCGCAGCGATTGCCGCGCTCGACCACGACGGCGAGCGCCAACGCCGCTGGCAGCAACAGGCGCTGGACTGGCGCGAGCGCTGGCAGCGCGGCGGACCGCTGGCCCTGATCGGCGACCTCGGCGCCGCACACGGGCAGCGCCTGCTGGCATTGGTCGACGGCGAACGCCGCCTCACCAACTATCTGCAGCTCGCCGAACTGTTGCAGGAAGCCGACACCCGCGCACTCGGTCCACATGGCCTGGTCGACTGGCTGGCGCGGCGCATCGCCAATGCCGACGACAGCGACGAGGCGCAGCAACTGCGGCTGGAATCGGATGCGCGCCGCGTGCAGATCGTGACCCTGCACAAGAGCAAGGGCCTGGAGTATCCGCTGGTGTTCCTGCCGTACGCCGGCATCGGCCGCAGCGAGCGCAGCCCCGGGCGCCACTGCGTGGTGCCGGCGCCGCAGGGTGGGCGGCAGTTGCAGTGGAACACCGGCCGCAGCGGCGGCGAATCCGACCCGGCCTGGGACACCGCCGAAGCCGCGTGGAAACAGGAACAGCGCGCCGAGGACGCGCGCCTGCTCTACGTCGGCCTGACCCGCGCCGAACACGCACTGTGGATCGCCACCGGCGCCTTTCCGCAGCACGAGCGCACCGCGTTGGCACCGATGCTGCGCGATCTCGATGCCTTGCAGGCCGCCGCTGCTCCCGGCGCCATCGCCATCGACAGCACCCCGCCGCCGCCGCAGTTGCCGCGCCTGCCGCCCGAGCCGGCGCCGCCGGTGCCGCCGGCGCGCGTGCCGCAGCGGCGCGTGCTGCCGGAGTGGTGGGTGTACAGCTTCACCCAGCTCGCCAATGCCGATGCCGGCAGCGACCCGATGGCCAGCGGCACCGTGCCCAGCAGCGGCGGCAGCGACGAACCCGCCGCCAGCGAGCCGGTCAGCGCCGCGGTGGAGGTGGACATGGTCGACCGCCGCTTCGTCGGCAACCGCTTCGGCGTGGCCATGCACGACGTGTTCGAGCGCTGCGACTTCGCCGCCTGGCGCGACTGGCACCCGGGCCAGCCGGCGCCAGCGGGGCAGGCCACCGCCATCGTCGAAGCGCTGCAACGCGGCGGCTATGCCGAGGACGAACTGGAAGACGGCACCGCCATGCTCACCGCCCTCGTCGGCAACACCCTCACCGTGGCGTTACCCGAAGATACCTGCCTGGCTGCGGTGCCGGAGGAGCAGCGGCGCAACGAAATGGAATTCCACTTCGCCATGCGCCCGACGCGCGTTGACGCATTGCTGGCGCTGCTGCACCGCTACGGCGTGGCCGGCGAGCGCCAGGCGTTCGGCGCGCGGCAGCGCCTGGAGGGGCTGATGACCGGCCTGATCGACCTCACCTACCAGCACGACGGCCGCTGGTACGTGCTCGACTACAAGTCCAACCGCCTGCCGGCCTACGACCCCGACGCCCTGGCGCGGGCGATGGCGCACAGCGAATACACCTTGCAGGCGCTGATCTACACCGTGGCGCTGCACCGCTGGCTGCGCTTCCGCCTGGGCGGTGCCTACGACTACGCCCGCGACTTCGGCGGCGTGCGCTACCTGTTCTGCCGCGGCCTGGACGCCGCCCGCGACCCGTCGCCAGGCGTGCACGCCTGGCGCTTCGACCCAGACCTGATCGATGGCGTCGACACCCTCTTCGCCGGCGCCCCGCTTGAGCCCCTCTCCCCTCGGGAGAGGGGTTGGGGTGAGGGTACGTCCGCCCACGGAGCCACCCCGTGA
- the recD gene encoding exodeoxyribonuclease V subunit alpha has product MSQPNLLATLYRTGTLRTLDHAFAHSLSRLDPNTPDLVLAGAALASLAVASGHAGLDPARASLLLDSRDGAAPTLPTADDWTRALAASRWVAQPAAEDPASPDCPLVLEHGLLYLRRYREYERRLALGLRRLAAQPLPHNDLAALAPLFAQLFPLPPGEGARRAGEGTAAAYPSDRQAQAAALALRRALLLVTGGPGTGKTTTIARLLLLRIAQARAAGLPPPRIALAAPTGRAAERMAESLRAAVARALADGVDPALAEALPAGASTLHRLLGVIPDLPRFRHDADNPLPFDLIVIDEASMVDLPLMCKLVDAVADGAQLILLGDADQLPSVEAGDVLAAILQAAGPGDALQPDDAQALQPLLGHSAVAHDQGGLAGHRVHLLRGYRQAQDFALVPLADAVRSGDADGALRLLRDGQLAGVRFHDGVDDPLAAGGDALLAHWRALGDTDDPAQALRAAARLRLLTAVRAGPQGARGLNARIEQLLAETASGARRLGAAAPWFHGRLLLITENSYRHGLFNGDVGICLKDAQGTLVAWFDGAGDGQVRGFHPAALPAHESAFAMTVHKAQGSEFEEVWLQLPARDARVLSRELVYTGITRARRALHIAASEPVLRAALARHAARISGLAWRLGGAERQPPPPAADILPELPSTPIQGALF; this is encoded by the coding sequence GTGAGCCAACCCAACCTCCTCGCCACCCTCTACCGCACCGGCACCCTGCGCACGCTGGACCACGCCTTCGCGCACAGCCTGTCCCGCCTCGACCCGAACACCCCCGACCTGGTCCTGGCCGGCGCCGCCCTGGCCTCGCTGGCAGTGGCCAGCGGCCACGCCGGCCTCGACCCGGCACGCGCCAGCCTCCTGCTCGACAGCCGCGACGGCGCCGCTCCCACGCTGCCCACCGCAGACGACTGGACCCGAGCCCTGGCCGCCTCACGCTGGGTCGCACAGCCCGCTGCCGAAGACCCGGCCAGCCCCGACTGCCCACTCGTACTCGAACACGGCCTGCTCTACCTGCGCCGCTACCGCGAATACGAACGACGCCTGGCCCTGGGCCTGCGCCGCCTCGCCGCACAGCCGCTGCCGCACAACGACCTCGCCGCGCTCGCACCCTTGTTCGCCCAGCTCTTCCCTCTCCCCCCGGGAGAGGGTGCCCGCAGGGCGGGTGAGGGTACGGCCGCCGCCTACCCATCCGACCGCCAAGCCCAAGCCGCCGCCCTCGCCCTGCGCCGCGCCCTGCTGCTGGTCACCGGCGGCCCCGGCACCGGCAAGACCACCACCATCGCCCGCCTGTTGCTGCTGCGCATCGCCCAGGCCCGCGCCGCCGGCCTGCCGCCGCCGCGCATCGCCCTGGCCGCGCCCACCGGCCGCGCCGCCGAACGCATGGCCGAAAGCCTGCGCGCCGCGGTGGCGCGCGCCCTCGCCGACGGCGTCGACCCGGCCCTGGCCGAAGCGCTGCCGGCCGGCGCCAGCACCCTGCATCGCCTGCTCGGCGTCATCCCCGACCTGCCGCGCTTCCGCCACGACGCCGACAACCCGCTGCCGTTCGACCTGATCGTGATCGACGAAGCCTCCATGGTCGACCTGCCGCTGATGTGCAAGCTGGTCGATGCCGTGGCCGACGGCGCGCAACTGATCCTGCTCGGCGACGCCGACCAATTGCCCTCGGTCGAGGCCGGCGATGTACTCGCCGCGATCCTGCAGGCCGCCGGCCCCGGCGACGCGCTGCAGCCCGACGATGCGCAGGCGCTGCAGCCACTGCTCGGCCACAGCGCGGTCGCGCACGACCAGGGCGGCCTGGCCGGGCACCGCGTGCACCTGCTGCGCGGCTACCGCCAGGCCCAGGACTTCGCCCTAGTGCCGCTGGCCGACGCGGTGCGTAGCGGCGACGCCGACGGCGCCCTGCGCCTGCTGCGCGACGGCCAACTCGCCGGCGTGCGCTTCCACGATGGCGTCGACGACCCGCTCGCCGCCGGCGGCGACGCCCTGCTCGCGCACTGGCGTGCCCTCGGCGACACCGACGATCCGGCGCAAGCCCTGCGCGCCGCCGCGCGCCTGCGCCTGCTCACCGCCGTGCGCGCCGGCCCGCAGGGCGCGCGCGGACTCAACGCGCGCATCGAACAACTGCTTGCCGAGACCGCCAGCGGCGCACGCCGCCTCGGCGCCGCCGCGCCCTGGTTCCACGGGCGCCTGCTGCTGATCACCGAGAACAGCTACCGCCACGGCCTGTTCAACGGCGACGTCGGCATCTGCCTGAAGGATGCCCAGGGCACCCTGGTCGCCTGGTTCGACGGCGCCGGCGACGGCCAAGTCCGCGGCTTCCACCCGGCCGCACTGCCCGCGCACGAAAGCGCCTTCGCCATGACCGTGCACAAGGCCCAGGGCAGCGAATTCGAGGAAGTCTGGCTGCAGTTGCCGGCCCGCGACGCCCGCGTGCTCAGCCGCGAACTGGTCTACACCGGTATCACCCGCGCCCGCCGCGCGCTGCATATCGCCGCCAGCGAACCGGTGCTGCGCGCCGCCCTGGCCCGGCACGCGGCGCGGATCTCGGGGTTGGCGTGGCGGTTGGGTGGGGCGGAGCGGCAGCCACCACCGCCTGCAGCCGATATCCTTCCCGAACTACCCAGCACGCCGATCCAGGGCGCGCTGTTTTGA
- a CDS encoding IS481 family transposase: MNLHKHARLSPRGRALLVDRILVHGLRVEEAAHAAGVSVRTAYKWLKRFKEEGAQGLSDRTSRPHDCPHATPRGVVDQVIALRRSRHTYRQIAEQLPVAPSTIARLLRRAGLHRLAELEPALPDNRYEYAQPGQLLHLDIKKLARFRQPGHRVTDDRTVTSRGIGWEYVHLAIDDHSRVAFGTIEPDERGFSACRALMQAVRYYRSLGVRLERVLTDNGACYKSRRFRRLVRRLGLRHLRTRPYTPRTNGKAERLVQTSLREWAYARSYIDSTQRANAFSGWLHHYNWHRPHASLGYKPPISRIPLNNVVGLHS, encoded by the coding sequence ATGAACCTGCATAAACATGCCCGTTTGAGCCCTCGCGGTCGAGCCCTGCTGGTGGATCGCATCCTTGTTCATGGGCTGCGCGTGGAAGAAGCGGCGCATGCGGCCGGTGTGAGCGTCCGAACGGCCTACAAATGGCTCAAGCGCTTCAAGGAAGAGGGGGCGCAAGGGCTGAGCGACCGCACCTCCCGGCCTCACGACTGCCCCCATGCCACGCCTCGGGGCGTGGTGGATCAGGTCATCGCGCTGCGCCGTTCACGCCACACGTATCGGCAGATCGCCGAGCAGCTGCCTGTGGCGCCGAGCACCATCGCCCGGTTGCTGCGCCGCGCCGGCCTGCACCGGCTGGCCGAGCTGGAACCGGCGCTGCCGGACAATCGCTATGAATACGCCCAACCCGGCCAACTGCTGCATCTGGACATCAAGAAGCTGGCCCGTTTCCGCCAGCCCGGCCACCGCGTGACCGATGATCGGACGGTCACCTCCCGTGGCATTGGCTGGGAGTACGTCCACCTAGCCATCGACGATCACTCGCGCGTGGCCTTCGGCACCATCGAGCCCGATGAGCGCGGTTTCAGTGCCTGCAGGGCCCTGATGCAGGCGGTTCGCTACTACCGCAGCCTGGGCGTGCGCTTGGAGCGCGTGTTGACCGACAACGGCGCCTGCTACAAATCACGCCGCTTTCGACGCCTTGTCCGACGGCTCGGCCTGCGCCATCTGCGAACCCGACCCTACACGCCACGCACCAATGGCAAGGCCGAGCGGCTGGTGCAGACCAGCCTGCGAGAATGGGCTTATGCGCGCTCCTATATCGACTCCACGCAACGCGCCAACGCCTTCTCGGGCTGGCTGCATCATTACAACTGGCATCGACCACACGCCAGCCTCGGCTACAAACCGCCCATCTCCCGAATTCCACTGAACAACGTGGTGGGTTTACACAGCTAG
- the recC gene encoding exodeoxyribonuclease V subunit gamma has product MPAPSAPDFRLYPSNALDTLAALLAEELRRPPPGQPLLAPEVVLIPQVAMRRWLQSTLAAVHGVAANLEFLTPGEFVARALERNLGAAADDLDMATMHWRLYAALQGDLGSDAALAPLAGYLADGDALKPWSLAGELSNVFEKYQAWRRDWLLRWEGGADPDDPQARLWRRIATGRAYRARRIGQYLDRYARPDGPLPQGLPRRLFAFAVLNISPDVLRVLATQARAGTLHFYLPTPAQGYWGDLQTLWQRRREGGAVDLFADHVQENPLLQAWGAAGRDFMALIGDYEVVHPLAEIAVYADPLESGRRALAEGGLGDSLLRRMQSDLFHRRAPARPAPLAAVDPHDPSLQVHACHTRLRELQVLHDQLRALLDDPRFEPPLQPREIAVLSPDIDPYVPYLDAVFGGHAGDDALPYALADASPLASEPLAEVFLALLGLPIARFGLHEILDLIASAPIAEAAGLDEAGLERLRSWLHAAGARWGLDAAHRQRHQAPADDAYTWRFALDRLLLGHASGAEDDIDGVAPWPQLEGSALAALDTLLRLLRVLDRHQAALAEPMPPGQWREVLLGLLEALLPQSPSAPRQQRALERLRALIDQFARDAARADYTDAVPAEVVRAHFAAVLGESDTRAPLLTGGISFGRMVPMRLLPFRVICLLGMNDGDFPRRDPAAGLNRLTAELGTTRRRHGDRSTREDDRFLFLQLFASAQEVFYLSYLGADARDGSVREPSPLVGELLACAAQYHADPAAAAALVVRHPLQPFAAAAFGATGAEDADPRRFSYRRQWRPAVDSLVGQRQPLAPWIDDLPAATDDALPSQLSIDDLRRLLVDPAGQFLRQRLGLRLPDPAQADSDLEPLLAPSRGLDQYGLQQQVFEAVLREDTDALYERLRARALLPSGPLGRRQLDERVRQLRPYAEAFRQWRGGDAAPLAPRLQVDLDGTALHGRLPGWYAPGVARVQVGALSGRSAIRHGLEWLLLRAAGERAPYVRFFDHDDSLGPHPMDREPLPAAQAQQALAELLQLYRHGRQAPLAFAPYSSWKYYQAARTGDLDKAIKDAAAQWQASFGWSEADSPELRLVGRGRDPFADAQRFADFAATSQRVFGLLEQGDAGPALDPERLSESWQRWRGTQEDAE; this is encoded by the coding sequence ATGCCTGCCCCGTCCGCGCCCGATTTCCGGCTGTATCCGTCCAACGCGCTGGATACCCTGGCCGCCCTGCTCGCCGAAGAACTGCGCCGGCCGCCGCCGGGGCAGCCTTTGCTGGCGCCGGAGGTGGTGCTGATCCCGCAGGTGGCGATGCGGCGCTGGCTGCAGTCGACCCTGGCCGCGGTGCACGGAGTGGCGGCGAACCTGGAATTCCTCACCCCCGGCGAGTTCGTCGCGCGCGCGCTGGAGCGCAATCTCGGCGCGGCGGCCGACGACCTGGACATGGCGACCATGCATTGGCGCCTGTACGCGGCGCTGCAGGGCGACCTGGGCAGCGATGCGGCGCTGGCGCCGCTGGCCGGCTATCTGGCCGACGGCGATGCGCTCAAGCCGTGGAGCCTGGCCGGCGAGCTGAGCAACGTGTTCGAGAAGTACCAGGCCTGGCGCCGCGACTGGCTGCTGCGCTGGGAAGGCGGCGCCGACCCGGACGATCCGCAGGCGCGGCTGTGGCGGCGTATCGCCACGGGCCGCGCCTACCGCGCACGCCGCATCGGCCAATACCTGGACCGCTACGCGCGCCCCGACGGGCCGCTGCCGCAGGGCCTGCCGCGGCGCCTGTTCGCCTTCGCCGTGCTCAACATCTCCCCCGACGTGCTGCGCGTGCTGGCCACGCAGGCGCGCGCCGGCACGCTGCACTTCTACCTGCCGACCCCCGCGCAGGGCTACTGGGGCGATCTGCAGACGCTGTGGCAGCGCCGCCGCGAGGGTGGGGCGGTGGACCTGTTCGCCGACCACGTGCAGGAGAACCCGCTGCTGCAGGCCTGGGGCGCGGCCGGGCGCGACTTCATGGCGCTGATCGGCGACTACGAGGTGGTGCATCCGCTGGCCGAGATCGCGGTCTACGCCGATCCGCTGGAGTCGGGCCGGCGCGCGCTGGCCGAGGGCGGCCTCGGCGACAGTCTGTTGCGGCGCATGCAGAGCGATCTGTTCCATCGCCGCGCGCCGGCGCGGCCGGCGCCGCTGGCCGCGGTGGATCCGCACGATCCCAGCCTGCAGGTGCACGCCTGCCACACCCGCCTGCGCGAATTGCAGGTGCTGCACGATCAGTTGCGCGCGCTGCTGGACGACCCGCGTTTCGAGCCGCCGCTGCAGCCGCGCGAGATCGCGGTGCTGTCGCCGGACATCGACCCCTACGTGCCGTACCTGGATGCGGTATTCGGCGGCCACGCCGGCGACGACGCCTTGCCCTATGCGCTGGCCGACGCCAGCCCGTTGGCCAGCGAGCCATTGGCCGAGGTGTTCCTGGCGCTGCTCGGGCTGCCGATCGCGCGCTTCGGCCTGCACGAGATCCTGGACCTGATCGCCAGCGCGCCGATCGCCGAGGCCGCCGGCCTGGACGAGGCCGGACTGGAGCGTCTGCGTAGTTGGCTGCACGCTGCCGGCGCGCGCTGGGGCCTGGACGCGGCGCACCGGCAGCGTCACCAGGCGCCGGCCGACGACGCCTACACCTGGCGCTTCGCCCTGGACCGGCTGCTGCTCGGCCACGCCAGCGGCGCCGAGGACGACATCGACGGCGTGGCGCCGTGGCCGCAGCTGGAAGGCAGCGCCCTGGCCGCGCTGGACACGCTGCTGCGCCTGCTGCGCGTGCTCGACCGCCACCAGGCCGCGCTGGCCGAGCCGATGCCGCCTGGGCAGTGGCGCGAAGTGCTGCTGGGCCTGCTCGAGGCGCTGCTGCCGCAGAGCCCGTCGGCGCCGCGCCAGCAGCGCGCGCTGGAGCGGCTGCGCGCGCTGATCGACCAGTTCGCGCGCGACGCCGCCCGCGCCGACTACACCGACGCGGTGCCGGCCGAGGTGGTCCGCGCGCACTTCGCCGCGGTGCTGGGCGAATCGGACACGCGCGCGCCGCTGCTCACCGGCGGCATCAGCTTCGGCCGCATGGTGCCGATGCGACTGCTGCCGTTCCGGGTCATCTGCCTGCTGGGCATGAACGACGGCGATTTCCCGCGCCGCGATCCGGCCGCCGGGCTCAACCGCCTCACCGCCGAACTGGGCACCACGCGCCGCCGCCACGGCGACCGTTCGACGCGCGAGGACGACCGCTTCCTGTTCCTGCAGCTGTTTGCCTCGGCGCAGGAGGTGTTCTACCTGAGCTACCTGGGCGCCGATGCACGCGACGGCAGCGTGCGCGAACCCTCGCCGCTGGTCGGCGAACTGCTGGCCTGTGCCGCCCAGTACCACGCCGATCCGGCCGCGGCCGCGGCGCTGGTGGTGCGGCATCCGCTGCAGCCGTTCGCCGCTGCCGCGTTCGGCGCCACCGGTGCCGAGGATGCCGACCCGCGCCGTTTCAGCTACCGCCGGCAATGGCGGCCGGCGGTGGACAGCCTGGTCGGCCAGCGCCAGCCGCTGGCGCCGTGGATCGACGATCTGCCGGCCGCGACCGACGACGCGCTGCCTTCGCAGCTGTCCATCGACGACCTGCGCCGGCTGCTGGTCGATCCGGCCGGGCAGTTCCTGCGTCAGCGCCTGGGCCTGCGCCTGCCCGATCCGGCGCAGGCCGACAGCGACCTGGAACCGCTGCTGGCACCCAGTCGCGGGCTCGATCAGTACGGCCTGCAGCAGCAGGTGTTCGAGGCGGTGCTGCGCGAGGACACCGACGCCCTGTACGAACGCCTGCGCGCCCGCGCGCTGCTGCCGTCGGGGCCGCTGGGCCGGCGCCAGCTCGACGAGCGCGTGCGCCAGTTGCGCCCGTATGCCGAGGCGTTCCGGCAGTGGCGCGGTGGTGACGCCGCGCCGCTGGCGCCGCGGCTGCAGGTGGACCTCGACGGCACCGCGCTGCATGGCCGCCTGCCGGGTTGGTACGCGCCCGGTGTGGCACGCGTGCAGGTGGGCGCCTTGAGCGGGCGCAGCGCGATCCGCCACGGGCTGGAATGGCTGCTGCTGCGCGCCGCCGGCGAACGCGCGCCCTACGTGCGTTTCTTCGACCACGACGACAGCCTCGGTCCGCATCCGATGGACCGCGAGCCGCTGCCCGCCGCGCAGGCGCAGCAGGCGCTGGCCGAGCTGCTGCAGCTGTATCGCCACGGCCGCCAGGCGCCGCTGGCGTTCGCGCCGTACAGCAGCTGGAAGTACTACCAGGCCGCGCGCACCGGCGATCTCGACAAGGCGATCAAGGACGCCGCCGCGCAATGGCAGGCCAGCTTCGGCTGGAGCGAGGCGGACAGCCCGGAACTGCGCCTGGTCGGCCGCGGCCGCGACCCGTTCGCCGATGCGCAGCGTTTCGCCGACTTCGCCGCCACCAGCCAACGCGTGTTCGGCCTACTCGAACAGGGCGACGCCGGCCCTGCGCTCGATCCCGAACGGCTGAGCGAAAGCTGGCAGCGCTGGCGCGGCACGCAGGAGGACGCCGAATGA